The Manihot esculenta cultivar AM560-2 chromosome 1, M.esculenta_v8, whole genome shotgun sequence genome has a window encoding:
- the LOC110630836 gene encoding probable galacturonosyltransferase 9, with translation MAVAVRGSRGGGSAGFNAGLRSLFSYRILVSAMFTLLFLATLSVLLTTHRPTSPYYSSLPSSGNAYVQRTFLALNSDPLKTRLDLIYKQASDHMTLVNAYAAYARKLKLDISRQLRMFDDLAKNFSDVTSKPNYKSSLFESEGAVDEDVLRQFEKEVKEKVKIARLMVAESKESYDNQIKIQKLKDTIFAVNELLIKARKNGAFASLISAKSIPKSLHCLAMRLVEERISHPEKYREEEPKPEFEDPSLYHYAIFSDNVIAVSVVVRSVVKNAEEPWKHVFHVVTDRMNVAAMKVWFRMRPVEGGAHIEVKTVEDFSFLNSSYVPVLRQLENLKLQKFYFQNQAENATKDTSNIKFRNPKYLSMLNHLRFYLPEMYPKLHKILFLDDDVVVQKDLTGLWRIDLDGKVNGAVETCFGSFHRFAQYFNFSHPLIKERFNPKACAWAYGMNIFDLDAWRREKCTEQYHYWQSLNEDRSLWKLGTLPPGLIAFYSTTKSLDKSWHVLGLGYNPSISMDEINKAAVIHYNGNMKPWLDIAMNQYKNLWTKYVDNDMEFVQMCNFGL, from the exons ATGGCGGTCGCCGTCCGAGGTAGCCGAGGAGGAGGATCCGCCGGATTCAATGCGGGGCTTCGCAGCTTATTCTCTTATCGGATTTTGGTCTCCGCCATGTTCACTCTTCTCTTCCTCGCTACTCTCTCTGTCCTCCTCACCACCCATCGTCCTACCTCTCCATACTACTCT TCACTGCCGAGTAGCGGTAATGCTTATGTGCAGCGGACGTTTTTGGCATTAAACTCTGATCCGTTGAAAACCCGATTAGATTTGATATACAAACAAGCTAGTGACCATATGACCCTAGTGAATGCTTACGCCGCATATGCAAGAAAGCTTAAGCTTGACATCTCTAGGCAATTGAGAATGTTTGATGACTTAGCTAAGAATTTCTCCGATGTCACATCCAAACCCAATTACAAGTCTTCGTTGTTTGAATCGGAGGGTGCAGTGGATGAGGATGTTTTGAGGCAGTTTGAGAAGGAGGTGAAGGAAAAGGTGAAAATTGCAAGGTTGATGGTTGCTGAGTCAAAGGAAAGCTATGATAATCAGATCAAGATTCAGAAGCTCAAGGATACCATCTTTGCTGTGAATGAATTGTTGATCAAGGCCAGGAAGAATGGGGCTTTTGCTAGCTTAATTTCTGCCAAATCAATACCCAAGAGCTTGCATTGCTTGGCAATGAGGCTTGTGGAGGAGAGGATTTCACATCCAGAGAAATATAGGGAAGAGGAGCCTAAGCCGGAGTTTGAGGATCCAAGTCTCTATCACTATGCTATATTTTCAGATAATGTGATTGCAGTGTCTGTCGTGGTGAGGTCAGTGGTGAAGAATGCAGAGGAACCATGGAAACACGTTTTTCATGTTGTTACTGACAGAATGAATGTGGCAGCCATGAAGGTGTGGTTTAGGATGAGGCCTGTGGAGGGAGGTGCGCATATAGAGGTTAAGACAGTTGAGGATTTTAGTTTTTTGAATTCTTCATATGTGCCAGTTTTGAGGCAACTTGAGAACCTTAAACTGCAGAAGTTTTACTTTCAGAACCAGGCAGAGAATGCTACCAAGGATACAAGTAATATAAAATTCAGGAATCCCAAATACTTGTCTATGCTGAATCATCTAAGGTTTTATCTGCCAGAGATGTATCCAAAGTTGCACAAGATTTTGTTTTTGGATGATGATGTCGTGGTTCAAAAGGACTTGACAGGGTTGTGGAGGATTGATTTGGATGGAAAGGTAAACGGGGCTGTTGAGACTTGTTTCGGGTCATTTCATCGCTTCGCCCAGTATTTCAACTTCTCTCATCCTCTAATTAAGGAGCGGTTTAATCCAAAGGCCTGTGCTTGGGCTTATGGAATGAACATATTTGATCTTGATGCTTGGAGGCGTGAAAAATGCACCGAACAGTATCATTACTGGCAGAGCTTG AATGAGGATCGTAGTCTATGGAAATTAGGTACTCTTCCACCCGGCTTGATCGCCTTCTACTCAACAACAAAGTCATTGGACAAATCTTGGCATGTGCTTGGTCTTGGGTACAATCCAAGTATTAGCATGGATGAAATCAACAAAGCTGCAGTCATTCATTACAATGGAAACATGAAACCTTGGCTTGACATTGCCATGAATCAATACAAGAATCTCTGGACTAAATATGTGGACAATGACATGGAGTTCGTTCAGATGTGCAATTTTGGCCTTTAG